Genomic window (Acinonyx jubatus isolate Ajub_Pintada_27869175 chromosome B1, VMU_Ajub_asm_v1.0, whole genome shotgun sequence):
CAGTGTTTATGGGGCAGGCCGGAGAGGGAGACGAGGGACcaacaaaggccctgaggtggatgTGAGGTTGAGGGGTAGGGGTTGCAGCCAGAGGCCAGCGTGTCTGCCGTGGAGGGAAGGGTCAGCCAGGTGGTAGGTGGTTGCCATTGATGTGATGGAAACCCCGGGGGTGTCTAGGGGGAGAGCGATTCAACCTGGCCCAAAGACTCGGGGAGCCAAAGACGCGGTTGCAGCGTCCAGGCGGGGCGTTGGGACTTCGgttgggtggggcgggggggggggagctcagGCCAGGTTGGGAGAGGCGAGGGGCTTCCAGCTGTGCAGCCAGGTAAGTGTTGGGGTCATTcacaaaggcaggaaggaaggttCAGTTGGCAGGCGGATGGGTGAGTCTGGGGCTAAGGTTGTCACCGAGGAAGTCATCTCTGGGTGACGTTTCGAAAGCCAGGGCTCCGGATGAAGCAAAGTCGAGCAGACCCCCCGGCTTGCCTTTGTCTGCCTAGGGATGGCCGGTGGGGGTGGCTAGCAAGGGGGGCCGTGTGCCACCTGGTGCCCAGAGCGGCGGACGTGAAGCCctcgtgtgcatgtgcacgtgtttGCGAGGGCCTGCGCACGCACATATACTCGTGTGCTCACAGACACActtgcacacgcacgcacactcaCGTGCACCCTCTCCCCAGCTGGGCATCTATATCATCCCTGCCGGCATCACCTGCCTGCTGGCCACCGCCTGCCTCTTGGAgagtgtgccccccaccccaccctccgcCAGGGCCATCCACTCCATCTCAGAGAAGTTCCTGGATGGGCTGAAGCTGGTCGGTGCCGTGGGATCCCGGGCTGGGGTCAtcggggtggggaggagctgaggagggaagggggtcaGGACAGGCCCTGTCGGAGCCTCTGCATGTCCTGCGGGAGCTCCTGTGCTGAGCGGCGCCTTCTCCCCCAGCTCTTGTGTAACAGAGCCTATGTCGTCCTGGCCGTGTGTTTCGGGGGCGGCATCGGCATCTTCTCCAGCTTCTCGGCCCTCCTGGAGCAGGTCCTTTGTGTGAGGGGCTACTCCAACGTGAGTGCTGCCCCACCCTGGCCCTTTCTCCTGCTCAAGGGTGGGGCTTGGGGGCCATTACTGTCACCCTGAAGGCcgtctgcctctgcctctgtcagGTGGCCCAGGACCTCCCCAGTGCTGCATTTCCACACCTAGACAGGGTAACCTCCTGTTGTGGGTGGTATTGAGATGCCATGTGTGAAAAGTTGTGTCAGGTGCCAAATACAGTCTGAGGATGAGTGGTGGCCCTGAGGAGGGGATGGTGGCGGTGCCCAAGTGGCCTGGGATTTTGTGTGTGCTTTCCGCTATCTTTCCCAGTGTCCCACCCAGGATGGCTTCAACCCTGAAGGGCCGAAGGGTCCTCTTCTGATATTTGGAGATTGGAAAGGCCTTGCTCTGCTCATAGCATCTCTGGCCAAGCCCTCCCCCGTCTGGCATCAGCCCTGGGTGTGGGATTCAGGCCTGGCATGTTCCCAACTCATGAGGGGCCCGTGGGCACTGAAGGGTGTCTACAGCAACCAGGCCCTTGCCTTTAGCAACTGTTGAGTTCCGGGGGCATGGCGACACAGGAAAGCGGCGCCTCCAGTGGAGGACATACTACCCCTCGCTCATAGCTGATCCTACAGCTGAGCCTTCCCTGTCACCCTGCCATGGGCCTCTTGGTGATGGTGTGTGTCTTGAAGGTGAGTGCCTCCTCCTGGGGCCCCGGTGTCACTGTGCCCCAATGAtggggtgccccccaccccctcttcccctccaggAATTTATAGGCCTTTGCGGGGCTCTCTTCATTGTGTTTGGGGTCCTGGGGGCCCTGGTTCTCAGCCTGTATGTGGACCGGACCAAGCTCTTCACCGAAGCTGTCAAGATTGGCTTCTGTCTGACCTCTGTGGTCTGTGTGGCCTTTGCTCTGGTGAGAGTCCCCTCAAACCAAGACTACCCTAcagtggtgggagtggggtgCTCTGGGGCAGGACAGCTGGCAACTGGGTCAAAGCAGAAATTTCAACCTTCTGCCCACTGGAGTGGTCCCTGGGTGGGATGGGCTCCCCGGTCCCCTGACCCTGTCCCCTGCTCAGCTCAGACAGGGTGCTGGTACAGGGCCTGGCTGGGTCTGGGTGTCCCATCCCTCTGTGTGGCTCACTGCCCCCTAGGTGTCTCAGCTGCAGGGACAGACCCTCGCGCTGGCTGCCATCTGCTCACTGCTTGGCCTCTTTGGTTTCGCGGTGGCACCCATTGCCATGGAGCTGGCCATTGAGTGCTCCTTCCCTGTGGGTGAGGGTGCGGCTGCGGGCCTGATCTTCGTGCTGGGGTGAGTGTCGGTCCCTCTGCCACCTCCCTGGGACCCCAGAgaccctcccctcaccccactccagGCTACACAGTGGGTCACCTGCACATTCTGAGCTGCGTGCAGTCCTAGGCTGGCTGCTGGGGTCCACACTGACCGGAACAGCACGCTGCCCTCAGAATGACCAACggcactgagagcagtgagcggtgcctggggcagggctgaAGGCCTCGTGGCTGTCTAGGCAGGCCGAGGGCGTGCTCATCATGGTCCTGCTGACTGCCCTGACCGTGCGCCGTGCGGAGCCGTCTGTCTCCACCTGCCAGGATGGCCAGGGCCCACTGGACTGGCAGGGTGAGTGCCCCGGCCTGCATGGGACCTCAGGACCTAGCCCCCCCACCTCCGGCCCTGGAAACTCCCTTCCACGGGCCCCTTCCTCTCGGCATCTTTTGCTCTCCTTGGCACGTGCAGGGCACGCACAGGGCTAGGGCGGGGTAGAGTTGGAGGGCAACAGGGCCGACCTTTCCCCACCAAGGCTTAGGATGGTGGGAGCAGCCCTGAGGCCCTGATGAAAGCTCAACTTTTAAGCCCACGTGAGTTGTTTAAAAATGAgatcagggaaagagagagcgagacaaagagaggaaagagagagagagacaggggtgaGGATGGCCACGTCCAGGGACCCCATGCCGTTGACCTTGGATCTCACCACACCTGGGTCTGTGAACATGCCCTCAGGGCCCGTTGGATGCTGGGCAAGATCTGTTTCCAGGTCACTCTCTGGTCGTGGCCAGTGGGGTCCGCGGGGGCTCTGCCAGCCGTGTGGCTACTCTGGGTCCTGTGTGGGGAGCTTGGCTGCTTGGGCGAGCCTCAGAACAGAGCTGGGTTGTGTCTCCCCAGTGTCCATGCTGCTGATGGCTGGCCTCTGCACCCTCTTCAGCTGCTTCCTGGTTCTCTTCTTCCACACACCATACCGGCGCCTCCAGGCTGAGGCCAGTGTGAGCTGCTCCATCCAGGAGGACATGTCCCCTGCGACTGTGGACCGCGAACCCCACCCGGCAGCCACCCCCTGAGGCATCCACACGACCTCCGGCACTGGCGCCCTAGGAAGCTCGGGGCCACTCATCCCTAGAGCTGTTCTCCTGGCCCCGCCTTCTTGTTCCTGGGAGCCCTGAGCCCCTGGAACCCTCAGGACTTGCAGAGATGTCACAAGGGTCCCTGACGAGATCTGGAAGCTAAGAGAGCAGTTAGCGCATCAAGAAGTGGTTCTGGGGACTTGAAGGGGAGGCCAGGAGAGACAGGCTTTGGTCACAGGGTGACAGCTTCATGCAGGTGCCGGGGGGACTTGGGGCAAGGCAGGGTGGCCCAGAGAGGACCCTGTGGCTGTGGCAAGAACTGCTGGTGCCGTGCGACAAGCAGACACCCCAGTGGCCAGGCCAGACCCAGGGTGGCTGGTGCTGGAGCAGCGTATGGGAGTGGACCTAGCAAGAGAGACAAGAGCCGAGGGGGACATGGAGGGATTGGGGGCCCTGGGGGCCCCTAGCATGACCGAGTCTGGAGTCGACCGTTGTGAGAAAGGCCGTGTTTGGGGGATCTTAACCTGTAGCTTTACTCAACCTCTGCTGACCACTGAGTGGCCTAATGCCCTGGGATGAGTGCTAGcacagtgcgggggggggggggcaggctgggtggggaggggaagcagagggaggaccCCACAGGCAGATGCTCCCACCCCAGCAGGCCCTTCCCCTCCAGACTCTCCTAGTTCCAAGCAAACACTCCCACCCACAGTGGACCCTCCCCACACTCTCCCTGCCAAGGCAGACACTTCCCCCACCCAGGCGGAAGTTCTCCACCTGCAGACTGTCCCACCCCCAGGTGATGcgtcctcctctccctctgcagaCACTGGCAggcaggtttgtgggttcatgttTATTGAACTGGCTGCAGCCCAGGTGGGGACGGGGCCATGCCCCtcactcctccttctcctccccgtGGGTGAGCACGTAGCTCAGTGCCTTGTAGTCCAGGTTGCCTGCAGCATCGATGGTGGCAAACTGGAACATCTGGTCAACCTGCAAGCCCGGGTGGTGTGGGGGCGGGTCAGGCCCAGGGAGGAGGCGAAGGAGCAAAATGGCCCGCTGAATTACAGGCAACTCACTCCAGCCAGCTCCCAGTGTTGTTTTTGCTTGTGGGGAGCCAGGGGTGGGACCAGGGCCCAGCCACTGGGTGTCCTGCCCACCCTGATGGTGCAGCTTCTGGAGGCCCAGGGAGTATCCCCCCTGGAGCCCAGAGGGCCATACTGGAGCTGCACGGagggccatgggggagggggtggggcgggggcggagtGGACCGTTACCTCTTCAGCGGTCATCTTGTCTGCCTGAGACATCAACAGCCGCTTGATGCTGAGGACAAGGAGGGAGAAGCCAAATTAGGCTGCTCTGAAGAAAGTGACCATAACCAGAAGAACCGGAGGGGTGGCTCCAGGGGAGGCGCGTGACTTGGCTCTTCTGTGTGGGATGCCTCAAGGGGGGGACGCTCGCCCTCTAGTCCCACCCACTCACAGTGCAGGTGTCTTTTGGAAGCCTGGCTCTAGGGGGAGTCCTAGGCACCGGGGAGTGGTCACTGGGAGTCCTTCCTGACACTCAGGGGTCACTACCCCTTGTGGGGGGCTCCACCTGCAGGGAGCAGACTGAGGAGGGATTAGAGGCGAGTGCCTGGCACACCAAATGTGCCCACTCCCAGTGCTTGGCTGATGTAGCCCTCAAAGGGGGTTGAAGACCCAGTGATCGTACAAGTGGCATGACCAGCTGGGTTACTGGTTGCCCCAGCCTTGGTGTGGGTAGGACTGGTTTTGCCCTCAGTTACCCTGAGGGACTTGGGACCTTGGGGCAGGCAGCCCAACACCTGGaccctggggcggggtggggggggcttggCGCCCCTCAGGAGAGATGcccaggttggggtgggggcttgGTGCCCCTCAGGGGAGACACCCAGGCGTTTGTGACCAAACTCACTAGTCCTTGTTGATGCTGCCTTTGCCTTCAGGATCCAGCATCTTGAAGGCATTTAGGATGGTCTCTTCGGCATCCGTACCTGCCCACAAAAGGCCTTGAACCAGGGGCTTTTAGGGCTCCAGTCCTGCTCTGGGCCATCCCAGAGCCTTCCCACCTCCAGCTCCTGAGCGCCTGGGAGACTCTGCAGCTCCCACCCTGAGGGGACTGTTCTGGGGTCCCTGGAGTTCTACCCACCCTGAGGGGACTGTTCTGGGGGTCCCTAGAGTTCTATCCAGGCCCAGAGGTGGAGTGAGTGCTCAGCGAGTGAGGGACAGAGGCTGTCGCCAGTAGGCAGATGGGAGGTAGGCTGGGCGTGTGGCCCACAGATGTGGGTACCAGAATGCTAGGCTTTTCATCAAATTGgaaaatttggatttttatgtgaaatgccTGGGTTTGTAAGTGTTGGGAGCTAACAAAATACAGATGGCTTTGGCAGACTGGCCTGAAGGCTGCCCCTGGCCAGGGAGAAGCCTGGCTCCATGGTGCTCCCCACCCCATGGTTCTCACCCGTCAGCTTCGCCCCAAACATATTCAGGAACATGGTGAAGTTGATGGGTCCCGAGGCCTCCTTGAGCATGGCATCCAACTCATCATCCTTGACGTTGGTTTTGCCTGTCGCCAATACAAGACCGGGGACGCTGGGTAGGAATGTCACACTCACCCTGGCTGTTCTTGTTGTTGATGTGTCTGCTGTCCCCACTGGCCTCCCAACTCCATCATTCTCCAGGTGACCCCAGAATCAAGTTGGGGAGACCAGAAGGAGGGCAGTGAGCAGATGGGGGGGACACTTGGCCCAAGTGTGGTGGGGTACAGGTTCTGCACGTCGGCACAACCCCAAAACCTGAGCCCCGGGGAGATGGActgctgaggaggaggaagaggccacGCATGGGGTCCAGGGAGACTGTGATCTTACCTCGGTGTAAGGGGGCCCAGAGGAAAGAAACCTACCTGTCCTCCCCTGGGACTGCCTCAGGCTGAGAACATGGCCCCAGATGGGAAGTTGAGGGGGAAAGGGCCAGTCTTTGGCTCTTCAGAGGAGCATAAGTTGGCTCCACATTCTCtcctgggtctgtttctgggcttccTTAGCAtgcctgggggcaggagggcaagCCTCCCCATGCAGTGGTGTCCCTCTGGGAGGTTAGCCCTTCCCTGGAGCTTTggtcccaacccccccccccccatccatgATGCCTGTGCTTGGGCATCTAGTGATGCCCTGGCCAAACCAGAGAGGGATTTCTCCCCCAGGGGAGATCCGGCCCACCTCCTCATGGCCCATGGGACGTGGGATGTCAGGTCAGGCTGTAGGGCCCAAGTGTAGAGCAAGGCTCTCCAGGGCTGGAGGACATTCTGAGGTGGGGTGTGGCGGGGTTCTGCCCCACGGCACATACCCAGGGAGGCATAGGTGTCCTTCAGATCCTCCTTGTCAATAAAGCCATCTCGGTTCTGATCCATCAGTGTGAATGCCTGAAACCGGAGCCAGGGTCACTAGGTTGCCAGGCCAGCCACACCATGTCAGGACAGGCATCTACTCTCATTGGCTCTGGAGCGAGGCTCCCATAGGGTCTTTGGGTCACCTGCCTTATGATTCCCAGGGGGCCCCTGAGTCAGGAGCTTCTGGGTGGAGGGGACCTGGGACAA
Coding sequences:
- the SLC49A3 gene encoding solute carrier family 49 member A3 isoform X1, with protein sequence MRTSCRAELLHGCPLLYPPAWACPPCDHTEAVTSFAPARGLRPCFCGRDFHPGQRSWVQLHDRYLSPWAEQRPPSLGAGTDPERPVPPRPARLAPPSGAVLARAPRSSTRAAGAAGDGPARGGPAGGRRDPGPGRAVGLPRLRASLGLSAGAQPSQLLQRHAVAQLRTRGRHDCPPLPPLHRADQLAFASLPHGVHPVRRGGHLGSGFCWAPLGTNPLGILVANLLSPALVKKEEDIPMMLGIYIIPAGITCLLATACLLESVPPTPPSARAIHSISEKFLDGLKLLLCNRAYVVLAVCFGGGIGIFSSFSALLEQVLCVRGYSNEFIGLCGALFIVFGVLGALVLSLYVDRTKLFTEAVKIGFCLTSVVCVAFALVSQLQGQTLALAAICSLLGLFGFAVAPIAMELAIECSFPVGEGAAAGLIFVLGQAEGVLIMVLLTALTVRRAEPSVSTCQDGQGPLDWQVSMLLMAGLCTLFSCFLVLFFHTPYRRLQAEASVSCSIQEDMSPATVDREPHPAATP
- the SLC49A3 gene encoding solute carrier family 49 member A3 isoform X2; the encoded protein is MVLPAGDRPGADATQALGALWDYRVYARRWVFLLVLSLLSFSNATLWLSFAPVADMIAHHFLLSTEQINWLSRVYLMASIPSGVVAIWVLDSVGLRWATIVCAWLNFAGSVFRTLPFMVGGIQDPFAFLMGGQSLCALAQTLVVFSPAKLAALWFPEHQRVTANMIGTMSNPLGILVANLLSPALVKKEEDIPMMLGIYIIPAGITCLLATACLLESVPPTPPSARAIHSISEKFLDGLKLLLCNRAYVVLAVCFGGGIGIFSSFSALLEQVLCVRGYSNEFIGLCGALFIVFGVLGALVLSLYVDRTKLFTEAVKIGFCLTSVVCVAFALVSQLQGQTLALAAICSLLGLFGFAVAPIAMELAIECSFPVGEGAAAGLIFVLGQAEGVLIMVLLTALTVRRAEPSVSTCQDGQGPLDWQVSMLLMAGLCTLFSCFLVLFFHTPYRRLQAEASVSCSIQEDMSPATVDREPHPAATP
- the SLC49A3 gene encoding solute carrier family 49 member A3 isoform X3, which translates into the protein MRTSCRAELLHGCPLLYPPAWACPPCDHTEAVTSFAPARGLRPCFCGRDFHPGQRSWVQLHDRYLSPWAEQRPPSLGAGTDPERPVPPRPARLAPPSGAVLARAPRSSTRAAGAAGDGPARGGPAGGRRDPGPGRAVGLPRLRASLGLSAGAQPSQLLQRHANPLGILVANLLSPALVKKEEDIPMMLGIYIIPAGITCLLATACLLESVPPTPPSARAIHSISEKFLDGLKLLLCNRAYVVLAVCFGGGIGIFSSFSALLEQVLCVRGYSNEFIGLCGALFIVFGVLGALVLSLYVDRTKLFTEAVKIGFCLTSVVCVAFALVSQLQGQTLALAAICSLLGLFGFAVAPIAMELAIECSFPVGEGAAAGLIFVLGQAEGVLIMVLLTALTVRRAEPSVSTCQDGQGPLDWQVSMLLMAGLCTLFSCFLVLFFHTPYRRLQAEASVSCSIQEDMSPATVDREPHPAATP